From the Paenibacillus sp. R14(2021) genome, the window TCGGAAATTCGAAGGCGGCTGGACGAAGGCGGGTTGACCGGGGACGCGCACATCGGCCTGCCTAACGTGCAGCGCCGGCTGCGCAACCTCTACGGCGACGAATTCGGTCTTCGCCTCTCAAGCGAAGCAGGTGCTTGGACTGAAGTGACGATGACGATTCCAACGGAGCAACGGGAGGTCGAAGGTGATGTACGACGTATTAATCGTGGATGACGAGCCGATCGCCAGGCAATCATTGCGCTATCTGGCCGATTGGGAGCGCCTCGGCTTCAAGGTCCGTGCCGAGGCGGAGGACGGCCTGCAGGCATTGACCCTCTTGAAGGAATGCCGTTTCGCCCTCGTGCTGACGGACATCCGCATGCCGACGATGAACGGGCTTGAGCTGATTGCCGCACTGCGCGAGTTTTCCGATGCGCAGGTCGTCATTATGAGCGGGTACGACGACTTCGAATATGCGCGCGAAGGGCTGAAGCTCGGCGTCAAGGATTATTTGCTGAAGCCGGTCGACGAGGATGAGCTTGAGCAGCTGCTTGAGAGGCTCGCGGCGGAGCTGAACGAGCGGCAGCTGCTGGAACGGCGCGAGCGCCTCGGCATCACAGCCGGCAGAGATCGCCTGCTGCGCCGAATCGCTCACGGTACGGTTGCGGCCGCCGAGATTCGCGATCACATGCGGCTGCTCGGCATGCAGCCGCATGCACAGAGGTACGCATGCCTGCTGGCCGAGTTCGATTTCATGGCTGGCGGCGACGTGACCGACCGAGAAGCGGAGCTAAAGCGCTTCGCCTTGCGCAACATCGCGGAGGAGCTATGCTTGGACCGGGGATATGTGTTCGAAGATGCGGAGGATCGGCTCGGGCTGCTGCTCGGCGGTGCCGCAGAGGAGACGTCGCCGCAAGCGCTGCGGGCATTCGCCGAGCGGCTTTGCGCATCGGCGGCAAACTTCGCCAAGGAGACGGTAACTGTCGGCCTTGGCCGCGGCGTTGGCGATGTCGGCGAGCTGAAGCAATCGTGGACGGAGGCGGAGGCGGCACTGGACGGCAAGTTTCTGTCCGGACCAGGCGCCGTGCTGGAGGCGCGCGGCAAGCCGTTCGGTGACGACGAGCAGACTTCGCTGCGGGGGCTGGAAGCGGACGTCTTGGACGCCGTTCGCCATTTCCGCCGAGCCGACGCGCAGCAGGCGGTCGGCCGTCTATGGGACGGCTTCCGGACGGAGCGGATACCGGAGCACCGTGCGAAGCTCGCCGTGCTGGAGCTGTTGATTCAGCTGTATCGAATCGTCAAGGAGCAGGGGGCTGGACACGAGCGGCTGTTCGATGCATCGCTAGGCGAATATGAGCGCGTGATGCGGAGCCGCACGATCGATGACCTTCGGGCGTTCGCCGAGGCGAAGATCAACGGCGTGCTGGACGCATTACTTCGCATGAAGGAGCTGCGGCCGAACAAAATCGTCGAGGACGTCAGACGGATCGTACAGGCGAGGTACGCGGAGAACGTCAGCCTCCGCAGCGTCGCCCAGGAAATCTATATGAACCCGAATTATATCGGCAAGCTGTTTAAAGCGCATACGGACATGACGTTTAACGATTACGTGCTGCAGGTCCGGATGGAGAAAGCCAAGGATCTGCTGCTGCAGACCGACAAGAAAGTATACGAAATCGCGCACGAGGTCGGCTTCGGCGAGCTGGACTGGTTTTATAAGCGGTTTAAGACGTATGCGGGAGTCAGCGCAGGGGATTTTCGGGGCGCTCGCTGACTGGTCGCCGACGAACGGATTTCCGCGGCGCGGCGATTGCCTGCGGAAGGCAAGGGAAACGAATAGGAACGAGACGGAGGAGATGCAGGATGGATCCAATGCCGCACTTGAAGCGGGAGAACGGCATCACGACGCTTATCGTTGACGGGCAGCCATTCACCGTGCTGGGCGGAGAAATTCATAATTCCAGTTCGTCCAGTCTGGCTTACATGGACGAGAAGGTTTGGCCGTATTTGCGAGGACTGCATCTGAACACGGTGATCGTCCCCGTGTTCTGGGAGTTGGCTGAGCCTGTGGAGGACATGTTCGACTTCGAGCTCGTGGACGGCATCGTCCAGAGGGCGCGGGAAGAAGGACTGCGGCTCGTGCTGCTCTGGTTCGGCCTGTGGAAGAACGGGCTGTCGAGCTACGCGCCTGCATGGGTAAAGCGGGATTACGACACCTATTTCCGTGCGCGGTATCCGGACGGGGCGGCTTCGGAGACGATCTCGCCGCTTTGCGATGCGGCGGTGCAGGCGGACGCACGGGCGTTCGGGCGGTTCATGAAGCATCTAGGTGAAATCGATGGGGATCGCCGCACCGTGATCATGATACAGGTCGAGAACGAGGTCGGCTTCCTAGGCGCGGAGCGTGATTACAGCGAACCGGCGAACGAGCGGTTCGAGGGGCAGGTGCCGGCCGAAATCGCGCAAGCATTCGGAACGGCTGGCACCTGGCGCGAGGCATTCGGCGAGCAGGCCGGGGAAACGTTCATGGCTTATCATTACGCCCGTGCTGTGGAGGCGATTGCTTCCGCGGGAAGCCAGGCGTATCCGCTGCCGATGATCGTCAACGCCTGGCTCGACCAATACCCGAACCGGCCTGGCGCTTATCCGAGCGGCGGACCTAGCGCTAAAATGATCGGCGTGTGGCGCATCGGCGCGCCGTCGATCGCGGTCTATGCGCCGGACATCTACCTGCCGAATTTCCGGGAAATATGCGAGACGTACGCGCGGGACGGCAATCCGCTTTTCATTCCGGAAGCGCGCCGCGACACGGTGTCGGCCGCTAACGTCTTCTGCGCGATCGGCAGCTTCGATGCGATTGGCTTCTCGCCGTTTGGCATCGAGGATTTTCTGGCCGGAGACGTGGACGAAGCGGACGCCTCGCTGCTCTCGACGCTGAATATCGAGCAGTCGGGCTTCGTGCTCAATGGCACGGGGCCGTATTTGGCCCGCAGCTACGCGCTGCTCGGAAGCATGCTCCCCGTCATTCATCGATACCGCGGCACGGGCGCCATGACCGGCTTCGTGCAGCAGCGGGACAAAGGCTGTATGCTCTCCTTCGCCGGCTGCGGGCGGCCTCATCATCCAGCTGGGAGCCCATGAATTTTATTTGGCGGGTTTTGGCTATTCGGCAGTATTTTTGCCTAAGCGGGGCGAACGGGGCAAGGTCGGCGTCGTCCGAATCGAGGAGGGAGGTTTTGATGGAGAAACATGGCGCAGGCGGCGCGTGCTGAACGGAGATGAAGGGGCGTACGGCGTCTATTTACGTGCCGATCCCGAGGTGCTGCGCGTCGAAATCTATCGGTATGTCTAAGCACAATTAATTTCATGCGTATTTAAAAGATGGCTCTTATACCAGCCATCTTTTTTCATTGAAGCCGGCACCGTCGTACGCTGTTTGTTTGATGAGAAGCATCCTCTGCGGGTTACGCCCGAACGCTTTGCTCGAATTTTGCCCGTAAGCGGTTGATGTCTTCTCTTGGCGGAAACCCGAACATCCGGGAATATTCGCGGCTGAACTGCGATGCGCTTTCATAGCCGATCCTGAAAGCCACGTCAGCTGCATCCGCGGACTCGGATAATAAGAGATGCCGCGCTTCCTGCAGGCGCAGCCGTTTTTGAAATTGGATGGGACTCATCGCGGTCACTTCTTTAAAGTGCCGGTGGAACGAGGAAATACTCATGCTTGCAGTCTCTGCAAGCTCTTCGATTCGCATCGACTTATCGAAGTTGGCCATAATGAATTCGATTGCGTCCCTAATGCGATAGGTACTGCTTCCTTCTATTGCGATTTGGGCCAGCGCCGCGCCAAACTGCCCTTGCAGCAGTAAATATAAGATTTCCTTCGTGTAAATGGGAGCCAGGTACGCAATGTTTTGCGGCTGTTCCACCAATCGGACCAATCGCAGTAGCGCATCTAGGAGCGCGGACTCGGTTTGGCCGACGAAAATCGCAAGGGCCATGTTTTCTTGCCGAGCGAATTGAATGTCGGCGTCTTTCAATACCGCTAAAATTTGATGCTCCGACATCTCTAATCTCAAACTCAAATACGGCTCATCGAAGGAAGCTTGGATGATCTGACCGACTACCGGCAAATTCATAGATGTAATTAAATTGTCTGCAGGACCGTATTCGAATCGTTCTTGTGCCAGCATAATCTCTTTAGAGCCTTGGGCAATAAAGCAGAAGGCAGGTTTGTACACGCTATGGACAGGCTCGGTTTCGTTAGAGCGGCGAATAAAATATAATGAAGGAATCGCGGTTTCGAAAACCCCGTCCCGACCAGAATGTTTCTCGATGAGAGCGGCGAGTTCAATCCGCTGTTGTTCAGTTGGACTAGTCATTTGACTCCCTCCGTCTCCGTTCTTCTTTGATCGTTCTATTATAAGGCAACTTATGTTCATACGTAAGTGGCAGCGAGAGGATTAGGCAATGATTTGCAACGATAGGGATAACGGCCGCCTGTTCCATTGCTGCATAATAAAGAGGCTTTGATTGGCCGGATGAGATGAGAAGAAGATCAAATCACTAAGTTGGAGGATGTTAGATGCAAAAAGTGATTTTGAACAATGGTGTCGAGATGCCATTGCTTGGTTATGGCGTTTTTCAGATTAGGGATCATAATGAGTGTGAACAAAGCGTCTGTGACGCGATTACGGCGGGCTATCGACTGATTGATACTGCTGCCTCTTATCTAAATGAAGAAGCAGTTGGCAAAGCGATCAAACGAAGTGGCGTGGCAAGAGAGGAATTATTCATCACCACGAAACTTTGGGTGCAAGATACGGGTTATGAGCGCACCAAACAAGCTTTTGAAAAATCGCTGACAAGATTGCAGTTGGACTATTTGGATTTGTACTTAATTCATCAGCCCTATGGAGATCTGTTCGGCTCTTGGCGCGCGATGGAAGAGTTGTATCGTGAAGGGAAGATCCGTGCAATCGGCGTCAGTAATTTTCACGAGGATCGACTCATTGATCTGATTCTCCATCATGAAGTTGTTCCTGCCGTGAACCAGGTTGAAACGCATCCCTATAATCAACAGATCGAAAATGCAGCATTCATGAAAGAGAATAACGTGCAGATCGAATCCTGGGCGCCTTTCGCTGAAGGAAAAAATAACTTGTTCCAGAATGAGGTATTGGTATCTATAGCTGAAAGGGTTCATAAATCCGTTGCTCAGGTGGTCTTGCGTTGGTTGACGCAAAGACAAGTCGTCGTGATTCCAAAGTCTGTTCGTAAAGATCGAATAATTGAAAACTTCAACATCTTTGATTTTGAATTGAATCAAGAGGACTTGAAGTCGATAGCTGCATTAGATACGAAGCAGAGCTTGTTCTTTTCACATCGCGATCCTGAAATGGTGAAATGGCTCGGAACACGTAAACTTGATATCTAATGTTCTAAGAGACGAATGAGGCAGATAGGTTATAACCATTAGCAAGCGGTATGTTAAATTAATGGCAAAGGGGTATTGCTAAATGAACTACGTAAAACTTGGAAATACCGGATTGGACGTATCACGGCTTTGTCTTGGATGTATGGGCTTTGGCGATGCTGCGCTCTGGACTCACCCGTGGGTACAAAATGAGGAGCAAAGTCGTCAGGTGATTAAGAAGGCACTCGATCTTGGGATCAATTTCTTCGATACGGCAAACGTATATTCGGCTGGAACAAGCGAGGAATATGTTGGACGCGCTCTGAAGGATTACGCGAATCGAGATGAAATTGTCATCGCGACAAAGGTGCATTTCCGTATGCACGAAGGTCCAAACGGAGCAGGGCTTTCCCGCAAGGCGATTATGAGCGAAATAGATAAGAGCTTGAAGCGACTTGGGACCGACTATGTGGATTTGTATCAAATTCACCGCTGGGATTATCATACGCCAATCGAAGAAACGATGGAGGCGCTTCATGATGTCGTGCGAGCGGGAAAGGCTAGATATATTGGCGCTTCCGCTATGTTCGCCTGGCAGTTCCAAAAGGCGCTGTATGTTGCTGAACGCCACGGATGGACGCGGTTTGTGTCGATGCAAAATCATTATAACCTTATCTATCGGGAAGAGGAGCGCGAAATGATGCAGCTCTGCAAGGCGGAAGGAGTCGGCGTTATTCCATATAGCCCGCTTGCCTCTGGCCGCTTGACGCGTGATTGGACAGAGACAACGCACCGTTCTGAAACGGATAAGGTACAGAAGTTGAAATACGATGCATTTGCGGAGGCGGATCGTGCGATCGTGGAGCAGGTTGCGTTGATTGCAGAGCAGCGCGGTGTCTCCCGTGCGCAAGTCGCGCTTGCCTGGATGCTGCAGAAGGCACCTGTTACCGCACCGATCATCGGCGCCACGAAGGAATCACATCTCGAGAGCGCGGTCACCGCGCTGGAGGTCAAGCTAACCCCGGATGAGATTGCATCGTTAGAGGAGCCGTATGTGCCCCATGCCGTAGTAGGCGCGCTCTAAACATCCTTCTGCACATTTGAAGTAAGTGTTTCCTCGATGCTTCAATCAAAAATATTCGGATGCTTTTTCTAATAGAGTTATATCATTGATAGTAGAAACCAGCGGTGGTAGTATGAAATTATGTATACGTCCATTATGGTAACCAAGTTATATATTCCCGCGCCTCG encodes:
- a CDS encoding DUF5597 domain-containing protein encodes the protein MGAHEFYLAGFGYSAVFLPKRGERGKVGVVRIEEGGFDGETWRRRRVLNGDEGAYGVYLRADPEVLRVEIYRYV
- a CDS encoding response regulator transcription factor encodes the protein MYDVLIVDDEPIARQSLRYLADWERLGFKVRAEAEDGLQALTLLKECRFALVLTDIRMPTMNGLELIAALREFSDAQVVIMSGYDDFEYAREGLKLGVKDYLLKPVDEDELEQLLERLAAELNERQLLERRERLGITAGRDRLLRRIAHGTVAAAEIRDHMRLLGMQPHAQRYACLLAEFDFMAGGDVTDREAELKRFALRNIAEELCLDRGYVFEDAEDRLGLLLGGAAEETSPQALRAFAERLCASAANFAKETVTVGLGRGVGDVGELKQSWTEAEAALDGKFLSGPGAVLEARGKPFGDDEQTSLRGLEADVLDAVRHFRRADAQQAVGRLWDGFRTERIPEHRAKLAVLELLIQLYRIVKEQGAGHERLFDASLGEYERVMRSRTIDDLRAFAEAKINGVLDALLRMKELRPNKIVEDVRRIVQARYAENVSLRSVAQEIYMNPNYIGKLFKAHTDMTFNDYVLQVRMEKAKDLLLQTDKKVYEIAHEVGFGELDWFYKRFKTYAGVSAGDFRGAR
- a CDS encoding beta-galactosidase; this encodes MDPMPHLKRENGITTLIVDGQPFTVLGGEIHNSSSSSLAYMDEKVWPYLRGLHLNTVIVPVFWELAEPVEDMFDFELVDGIVQRAREEGLRLVLLWFGLWKNGLSSYAPAWVKRDYDTYFRARYPDGAASETISPLCDAAVQADARAFGRFMKHLGEIDGDRRTVIMIQVENEVGFLGAERDYSEPANERFEGQVPAEIAQAFGTAGTWREAFGEQAGETFMAYHYARAVEAIASAGSQAYPLPMIVNAWLDQYPNRPGAYPSGGPSAKMIGVWRIGAPSIAVYAPDIYLPNFREICETYARDGNPLFIPEARRDTVSAANVFCAIGSFDAIGFSPFGIEDFLAGDVDEADASLLSTLNIEQSGFVLNGTGPYLARSYALLGSMLPVIHRYRGTGAMTGFVQQRDKGCMLSFAGCGRPHHPAGSP
- a CDS encoding AraC family transcriptional regulator; this translates as MTSPTEQQRIELAALIEKHSGRDGVFETAIPSLYFIRRSNETEPVHSVYKPAFCFIAQGSKEIMLAQERFEYGPADNLITSMNLPVVGQIIQASFDEPYLSLRLEMSEHQILAVLKDADIQFARQENMALAIFVGQTESALLDALLRLVRLVEQPQNIAYLAPIYTKEILYLLLQGQFGAALAQIAIEGSSTYRIRDAIEFIMANFDKSMRIEELAETASMSISSFHRHFKEVTAMSPIQFQKRLRLQEARHLLLSESADAADVAFRIGYESASQFSREYSRMFGFPPREDINRLRAKFEQSVRA
- a CDS encoding aldo/keto reductase, which translates into the protein MNYVKLGNTGLDVSRLCLGCMGFGDAALWTHPWVQNEEQSRQVIKKALDLGINFFDTANVYSAGTSEEYVGRALKDYANRDEIVIATKVHFRMHEGPNGAGLSRKAIMSEIDKSLKRLGTDYVDLYQIHRWDYHTPIEETMEALHDVVRAGKARYIGASAMFAWQFQKALYVAERHGWTRFVSMQNHYNLIYREEEREMMQLCKAEGVGVIPYSPLASGRLTRDWTETTHRSETDKVQKLKYDAFAEADRAIVEQVALIAEQRGVSRAQVALAWMLQKAPVTAPIIGATKESHLESAVTALEVKLTPDEIASLEEPYVPHAVVGAL
- a CDS encoding aldo/keto reductase yields the protein MQKVILNNGVEMPLLGYGVFQIRDHNECEQSVCDAITAGYRLIDTAASYLNEEAVGKAIKRSGVAREELFITTKLWVQDTGYERTKQAFEKSLTRLQLDYLDLYLIHQPYGDLFGSWRAMEELYREGKIRAIGVSNFHEDRLIDLILHHEVVPAVNQVETHPYNQQIENAAFMKENNVQIESWAPFAEGKNNLFQNEVLVSIAERVHKSVAQVVLRWLTQRQVVVIPKSVRKDRIIENFNIFDFELNQEDLKSIAALDTKQSLFFSHRDPEMVKWLGTRKLDI